Proteins encoded together in one Pseudoalteromonas xiamenensis window:
- a CDS encoding aspartate aminotransferase family protein — translation MTRKSEIIFNEANKYIPNGVSSPMRTFSLVGGDPIILESAKGTKIIDVDGREYTDFLSGFGAIFLGHSREEISQAVAAQLDKGLVVGLSTEIEKELARKIVESTPAIDKLRFVVSGSEAVMTALRIARAYTDRKYFVRFVGSYHGHADALLAQPGGNVAVAVKGTTNGVAENNVIMCEYNNSEQLRQIFEERGHEIAAVIVEPFATNMGFVKPHAHFHQDIRQLCTDYGSLFIFDEVVTGFRFRFGGVSALLGVDPDLTTFGKIIGGGAPVGAYGGKEKFMKLVEIGNKVFQSGTFAGNPITMAAGNAALDLMAKPGFYEAMDEKGALLEKEIKQNFEKYDIPFHFTRFGALSGIAFRRSGADMQNYSDVKQQEYEIYKNVHLAMREKGFLMAPSLEEPIFLNDAHTNDDIIRFAEALAVSIAEQIK, via the coding sequence ATGACCCGTAAATCAGAAATTATCTTTAACGAAGCAAACAAGTACATTCCAAATGGTGTAAGTTCACCGATGAGAACTTTCTCGCTTGTAGGCGGTGATCCAATCATTTTGGAATCAGCGAAAGGCACCAAAATCATTGACGTAGACGGTCGTGAGTACACGGACTTTCTAAGTGGTTTTGGGGCAATTTTCCTCGGCCATTCACGTGAAGAAATCTCTCAAGCAGTCGCTGCTCAACTAGACAAAGGTCTAGTTGTGGGGCTCTCTACAGAGATAGAGAAAGAATTAGCACGAAAGATTGTGGAAAGCACACCAGCTATCGACAAGCTCCGTTTTGTTGTCAGTGGTAGTGAAGCGGTTATGACTGCACTTCGCATTGCTCGTGCGTACACTGACCGTAAATATTTCGTACGCTTTGTAGGCTCCTACCATGGTCATGCGGATGCATTGTTAGCGCAACCAGGTGGTAATGTTGCTGTGGCAGTGAAAGGAACGACAAACGGCGTAGCTGAAAACAATGTGATCATGTGTGAATACAATAACTCTGAGCAACTGCGTCAAATTTTCGAAGAACGTGGTCATGAAATTGCAGCGGTTATTGTTGAGCCATTTGCAACAAATATGGGCTTTGTTAAACCACATGCTCACTTCCACCAAGACATCAGACAGTTGTGTACAGATTACGGTTCACTGTTCATCTTCGACGAAGTGGTTACAGGCTTCCGTTTCCGCTTCGGTGGTGTGTCTGCGTTACTTGGTGTCGATCCCGATTTAACGACGTTTGGCAAAATCATCGGTGGTGGTGCTCCAGTTGGCGCGTACGGTGGTAAAGAGAAGTTCATGAAGTTAGTCGAAATCGGCAATAAAGTGTTCCAATCAGGCACGTTCGCTGGTAACCCAATCACTATGGCTGCAGGTAATGCTGCCCTAGATTTGATGGCAAAACCTGGTTTCTATGAAGCAATGGATGAAAAAGGCGCGTTGCTTGAAAAAGAAATCAAACAGAATTTCGAAAAATACGACATCCCATTCCACTTCACTCGTTTTGGCGCACTGTCTGGCATCGCATTTAGACGTTCAGGTGCCGACATGCAGAACTATTCCGATGTGAAACAGCAAGAATATGAAATCTATAAAAACGTGCATTTAGCCATGCGTGAAAAAGGTTTCCTAATGGCACCAAGTTTGGAAGAGCCCATTTTCTTGAATGACGCACATAC
- a CDS encoding porin produces the protein MKLITHTCTTALLIVTTPLLAASPSLTSYGIVALAGEDVQYTDESLSDDSSAFRSKASRIGIKGEETFSDNEHAFYLLEYGVNLKTQKKDDSFFLREAVVGLKNQYGSLKLGFSNTPFKLSQGRVDAFNDVVDLRTFLPGEYVENMVVVESASLHGVSAAVAYVLVDKDGDKRERRGTSSSLKYQHDNLYVALAYEQNITQQDLLRLSATYQYEQWQIGVLTEQSVATENNLDKQSGQLVSVLYHLDKLTFKAQWINARFTTGIKSFYGIKGDNNASVTLGVDYHLSQHSTLMFYGAHGEAKSNQHGKQEADVIGLGMRVTF, from the coding sequence ATGAAATTAATCACACACACCTGCACTACAGCACTCTTAATCGTCACTACTCCGCTACTTGCGGCATCACCGTCTTTAACTTCTTATGGCATTGTCGCGCTGGCAGGCGAGGACGTGCAGTACACTGATGAGTCTTTATCCGATGACAGCAGTGCTTTTAGAAGCAAAGCTTCACGCATTGGTATAAAAGGTGAAGAAACGTTTTCAGACAATGAACACGCCTTCTATTTATTGGAATATGGTGTGAACTTAAAGACACAAAAAAAGGACGACTCGTTTTTCTTACGTGAAGCCGTTGTTGGACTTAAAAATCAATATGGTAGTCTTAAACTCGGCTTCAGTAATACGCCGTTTAAGCTTTCTCAAGGTCGTGTTGATGCATTTAACGATGTGGTTGATTTACGCACCTTTTTACCGGGTGAATACGTAGAAAACATGGTGGTTGTTGAATCCGCATCTCTTCACGGTGTCAGCGCAGCGGTTGCCTATGTCCTAGTTGATAAAGACGGGGATAAGCGTGAACGCCGAGGAACCTCGAGCAGTCTTAAATACCAACACGACAACCTCTATGTTGCACTGGCTTATGAACAAAACATCACGCAACAAGACTTGCTCAGGTTATCGGCAACCTATCAGTATGAACAATGGCAAATCGGGGTGTTAACTGAACAGAGCGTCGCGACGGAAAACAATCTCGACAAGCAATCCGGCCAACTGGTCAGTGTACTCTATCATTTGGACAAATTAACGTTCAAAGCGCAGTGGATAAATGCTCGCTTTACGACGGGCATCAAATCCTTCTACGGGATTAAGGGTGATAACAATGCTAGCGTCACGTTGGGTGTAGATTACCACCTCAGCCAACATAGCACGCTGATGTTCTATGGTGCTCATGGTGAGGCAAAGTCCAATCAACATGGTAAACAGGAAGCGGATGTCATTGGCCTTGGCATGCGAGTCACATTTTAG
- a CDS encoding dUTP diphosphatase, which translates to MSTNVAKLVVMLEMQNAMNTKVHESWFDQGFDWYRAIWVECAEMLDHYGWKWWKKQTPDTEQVILELVDIFHFGLSLRIDGKTSFADIAAHLNTELDAPVQGEDFKVTLEKLAGAAVTEKRFDAQAFAGCMAQIGMSFDDLYRGYVGKNTLNFFRQDFGYKDGTYIKVWDGKEDNEHLVEVVKSLDTSASDFATQVYEGLKSRYPA; encoded by the coding sequence ATGTCTACAAACGTTGCAAAACTAGTTGTTATGCTTGAAATGCAAAATGCGATGAACACCAAAGTACATGAAAGTTGGTTTGACCAAGGCTTTGATTGGTATCGTGCTATTTGGGTTGAATGTGCAGAAATGTTAGACCACTACGGTTGGAAATGGTGGAAAAAGCAAACGCCGGACACAGAACAAGTGATCCTTGAGCTGGTGGATATTTTCCATTTTGGATTGTCACTGCGTATTGATGGCAAAACATCGTTTGCGGATATCGCAGCGCATTTAAACACGGAGCTAGACGCGCCAGTCCAAGGCGAAGACTTTAAAGTAACGCTCGAAAAACTAGCGGGTGCAGCAGTCACCGAAAAGCGTTTTGATGCGCAGGCATTTGCGGGATGTATGGCTCAAATCGGTATGTCATTTGATGATTTATATCGTGGTTATGTTGGTAAAAATACGTTGAATTTCTTCCGCCAAGATTTCGGTTATAAAGACGGTACTTACATCAAAGTTTGGGATGGCAAAGAAGATAACGAACATCTAGTTGAAGTGGTTAAATCACTTGATACCAGTGCGTCTGACTTCGCAACGCAAGTGTATGAAGGCTTAAAGTCACGCTACCCAGCTTAA
- a CDS encoding SDR family oxidoreductase, with protein sequence MAHTQQTVVITGASRGIGLALCELYQRLGYSVVAVVRTSSSELRQLGVDILEGIDVTEANDVAKLAQHMRGRAIHLLINNAGLFHNETLDSLDFDALEQQLQVNAIAPIRVTHALCSCLNRGSKVAMITSRMGSIADNSSGGYIGYRMSKAALNAASISLAHELKPKGIALALLHPGFVQTQMVGFAGDISPNEAAARLMARIDALNLDNTGSFWHANGEALPW encoded by the coding sequence ATGGCACACACACAGCAAACGGTGGTTATTACTGGTGCAAGCCGAGGGATCGGGTTGGCATTATGTGAGCTATATCAGCGCCTCGGCTATTCAGTTGTCGCGGTTGTTCGTACTTCGTCTTCGGAACTTCGTCAGTTGGGCGTGGACATACTAGAAGGAATAGACGTCACTGAAGCCAACGATGTCGCCAAGCTTGCACAACACATGAGGGGGCGTGCAATCCATCTTCTAATCAATAATGCTGGGCTTTTCCACAACGAGACATTAGACAGTCTCGATTTTGACGCGTTGGAACAGCAGCTTCAAGTAAACGCCATCGCCCCAATCCGCGTAACGCATGCTCTGTGCTCATGCTTGAACCGTGGTAGCAAAGTGGCCATGATCACAAGTCGTATGGGGTCAATTGCAGACAATAGTTCAGGCGGTTACATTGGCTATCGTATGTCGAAAGCGGCATTGAATGCGGCGAGTATTAGTTTGGCGCACGAACTGAAACCGAAAGGCATCGCCCTTGCGTTATTGCATCCAGGATTTGTGCAAACTCAAATGGTGGGGTTTGCAGGTGATATTTCGCCAAACGAAGCGGCAGCTCGATTAATGGCTCGAATTGATGCGTTGAATTTAGATAATACGGGTAGCTTTTGGCATGCAAATGGCGAAGCGTTGCCTTGGTAA
- a CDS encoding VOC family protein, which produces MAIVSSSPVHTFCWAELCSSDWKAAKQFYQTLFNWTSIDQPIGADCFYTITQKDGVDVAAMYQMMASQQAEQIPSHWLLYIAVNNVDEMAVKATALGAEIIHGPHDVPGAGRMVMLNEPGGAVFALWQGSDHMGTQRKLETNVPYWHELVSKNASKSRAFYSALFDWEVQIKPMEGMEYSLFCQNGLPIAGLMEMTEEWGDIPAHWMVYFAVANTDAMADNVINLGGEVCVPATDIPEVGRFAVVTDPSGAVFSIIQSSMGDVELA; this is translated from the coding sequence ATGGCTATCGTTTCTTCTTCACCCGTTCACACATTCTGCTGGGCAGAGCTTTGTTCAAGTGATTGGAAGGCCGCTAAGCAATTCTATCAAACGTTATTTAATTGGACATCTATCGATCAACCCATTGGTGCCGATTGCTTTTACACCATTACGCAAAAAGACGGGGTTGATGTCGCGGCAATGTATCAAATGATGGCATCTCAACAAGCTGAACAAATCCCAAGTCACTGGCTACTGTATATCGCTGTGAACAACGTGGATGAAATGGCAGTAAAGGCCACCGCCCTCGGGGCTGAGATCATTCATGGTCCTCATGATGTGCCAGGCGCTGGGCGTATGGTCATGTTGAATGAACCGGGTGGTGCGGTGTTCGCTTTATGGCAGGGCAGTGATCACATGGGCACGCAACGTAAATTAGAAACAAATGTGCCTTACTGGCATGAACTGGTGAGTAAAAATGCGTCAAAAAGTCGAGCATTTTACAGTGCGCTGTTTGATTGGGAAGTCCAGATAAAACCCATGGAAGGTATGGAGTACTCGTTGTTTTGTCAAAATGGCCTGCCTATCGCAGGGCTCATGGAAATGACCGAAGAGTGGGGAGATATTCCAGCACATTGGATGGTCTACTTTGCCGTTGCAAACACCGATGCCATGGCGGACAACGTCATCAACTTGGGCGGTGAGGTGTGTGTTCCGGCGACAGACATTCCCGAGGTTGGGCGATTTGCTGTGGTCACCGATCCCAGTGGGGCCGTATTCTCGATTATTCAGTCGTCAATGGGCGATGTTGAGTTGGCTTGA
- a CDS encoding diacylglycerol kinase, whose translation MINKPNGDGILRVIKATDCSRKGMIAAWQNEAAFRQEAMLALVMLPGSFWLAQSLGHWALLVSVLLLVMIVELLNSAIEALTDRVSLERHELSGRAKDMGSAAVTFSLTIVALVWGTALYDKLV comes from the coding sequence ATGATAAACAAGCCCAACGGTGACGGTATTCTGCGTGTGATTAAAGCCACTGATTGTTCTCGAAAAGGCATGATTGCCGCATGGCAAAACGAGGCTGCTTTTCGCCAAGAAGCGATGCTTGCATTGGTTATGTTGCCTGGTTCATTTTGGTTGGCACAATCTTTAGGTCATTGGGCATTACTGGTGAGCGTATTGCTGTTGGTGATGATTGTTGAACTACTCAACTCGGCTATCGAGGCCTTGACCGATCGCGTGAGTTTAGAGCGTCATGAATTGTCTGGGCGCGCCAAAGACATGGGCTCCGCTGCGGTGACATTCAGCTTGACGATCGTTGCTCTTGTGTGGGGCACGGCACTGTACGATAAACTTGTCTAA
- a CDS encoding thioesterase family protein — protein MDKKALIDKVEWIFVNQMPYNQFLGISVAVLNAERAEIVLPWKDEFIGNPTQKILHGGVISAVLDNVGGMLAAASIIDKLPDSELHTVPSKLATLGTIDIRTDFIRPGRGDSFVASAQLIRSGNKVCVCRMELHNNEGIQIAFGTATYLVG, from the coding sequence ATGGATAAAAAAGCGTTAATAGATAAGGTTGAATGGATTTTTGTAAATCAAATGCCGTATAACCAATTTCTTGGTATCTCGGTTGCGGTGTTGAATGCTGAGCGTGCAGAGATCGTCTTGCCTTGGAAAGACGAATTTATTGGTAATCCAACGCAGAAAATTCTTCATGGAGGGGTTATTTCCGCCGTTTTGGATAACGTGGGTGGAATGTTAGCTGCGGCATCCATCATTGATAAACTCCCCGACTCGGAGCTTCATACCGTACCAAGTAAACTGGCCACACTGGGGACGATTGATATTCGAACGGATTTTATTCGTCCAGGACGCGGTGATTCCTTTGTTGCCAGCGCACAGCTCATTCGTTCGGGTAATAAAGTGTGTGTGTGTCGGATGGAATTACACAACAACGAAGGTATACAAATTGCTTTCGGTACAGCAACTTACTTAGTTGGATAA
- the recQ gene encoding DNA helicase RecQ, translating to MPRMNQIATPMPVTLDVQSILNDVFGYHEFRDGQRDVIQAALSGKDSLVLLPTGGGKSLCYQVPALALSGLTVVVSPLISLMQDQVAQLQALGVAAEFINNSVAREDQVEIYRRLHEGEIKLLYVAPEKVLQREFIERLHHLPLSLFAIDEAHCVSHWGHDFRPHYCQLKQLKHAFPNVPMMALTATADTATRRDIVHQLALQNPFIYTGSFDRPNIRYTIEEKFKPMAQLMRYLRTQQGQSGIIYCTSRKRVDEVAEKLSEAGFNVAAYHAGLSNEERQFVQSGFSRDDIHIVVATVAFGMGINKPNVRFVLHYDIPKSVEAYYQETGRAGRDGLAAEAIMYFDPADIGRVRRFFEDIEDEHRRRVEEQRFSAMAAFAEAQTCRRQILLNYFSEYQRNPCGNCDICLNPPKRFDGTLVAQQALSCVYRAEQRFGFGYIVDVLRGANTSRIRDNQHHTLSTYGLGKNHSSEYWLSVLRQLVHHGLLEQDITQGATLRLTEASRAVLRGEYTLELAEPRLQAVHVYEDKLAKFSYDRKLFAKLKSLRKELADADDVPPYVVFNDKTLAEMAQKAPTTDSEFLKVSGVGFTKLMKYGGPFMQLIENHLTLDES from the coding sequence ATGCCCCGCATGAACCAGATAGCCACTCCTATGCCTGTTACGCTTGATGTGCAATCTATTTTGAATGACGTTTTCGGCTATCACGAATTTCGTGATGGTCAACGCGATGTTATTCAAGCAGCACTCAGCGGCAAAGACAGTTTAGTTTTGCTTCCAACCGGAGGTGGAAAATCCCTTTGCTATCAAGTTCCTGCTTTGGCTCTCAGTGGACTCACGGTTGTTGTGTCCCCACTGATATCGCTCATGCAAGACCAAGTCGCACAGTTGCAAGCATTGGGCGTTGCCGCAGAATTCATCAATAACAGTGTTGCCCGCGAAGACCAAGTGGAGATCTATCGCCGCTTGCACGAAGGTGAAATTAAACTGCTTTACGTTGCACCTGAAAAAGTGCTGCAACGCGAGTTTATTGAGCGCCTGCACCATTTGCCATTATCCCTGTTTGCCATTGATGAAGCGCACTGCGTATCTCATTGGGGCCATGATTTTCGACCTCATTATTGTCAACTGAAACAACTCAAGCACGCTTTCCCAAATGTCCCAATGATGGCATTAACCGCAACCGCAGACACCGCGACACGGCGCGATATTGTGCATCAGCTTGCTCTGCAAAACCCGTTTATCTATACGGGGAGCTTTGATCGCCCTAACATTCGTTACACCATCGAAGAAAAATTTAAACCGATGGCGCAGCTTATGCGTTATTTGCGCACTCAACAGGGTCAAAGTGGCATTATCTATTGCACTAGTCGCAAACGCGTTGATGAAGTCGCCGAAAAGTTGAGCGAAGCGGGGTTTAATGTTGCAGCTTACCATGCGGGTTTATCAAACGAAGAACGGCAGTTTGTGCAAAGTGGGTTTTCTCGTGACGACATCCACATTGTGGTTGCAACGGTCGCGTTTGGCATGGGGATCAACAAGCCCAATGTGCGGTTTGTCTTACACTACGACATTCCTAAAAGCGTTGAAGCCTATTATCAAGAAACCGGTCGAGCTGGCCGAGATGGACTGGCTGCTGAAGCCATTATGTATTTTGACCCAGCGGATATTGGGCGCGTACGTCGCTTTTTTGAAGACATTGAAGACGAGCATCGCCGACGAGTTGAAGAGCAACGCTTTTCTGCTATGGCTGCGTTTGCTGAAGCACAAACCTGTCGACGCCAAATTCTCTTAAACTACTTCAGTGAATATCAGCGCAACCCTTGTGGCAACTGTGACATCTGCCTAAACCCACCAAAACGATTTGATGGTACGCTGGTCGCGCAGCAAGCACTATCGTGTGTGTACCGCGCGGAACAACGATTTGGCTTTGGTTATATCGTCGATGTGCTGCGTGGTGCAAACACGAGTCGCATTCGCGATAATCAACATCACACACTAAGCACCTACGGACTTGGCAAAAACCACAGCAGTGAATATTGGCTCAGCGTCCTACGCCAGCTCGTCCATCATGGTTTGCTGGAACAAGATATCACGCAGGGCGCTACGCTGCGCTTAACGGAAGCCTCTCGTGCAGTGCTGCGCGGTGAATACACGTTAGAGTTAGCCGAGCCTCGCTTACAAGCTGTACACGTATACGAAGACAAATTGGCCAAGTTTAGTTACGACCGCAAACTCTTTGCGAAGTTAAAAAGTTTACGCAAAGAACTGGCGGATGCCGATGACGTTCCACCGTATGTGGTCTTTAACGATAAAACACTGGCTGAAATGGCTCAAAAAGCCCCGACGACAGACAGCGAGTTTTTGAAAGTTTCCGGTGTTGGCTTCACCAAATTAATGAAATACGGTGGGCCGTTTATGCAGCTCATCGAGAATCACCTCACTTTAGATGAATCCTAA
- a CDS encoding DUF3630 family protein: MTALHVDEQHTILWVKPDLFPHQEEFELWATVFLHHDALTWLEMHTGADRCQVRFRFQDESFNLNYDYYSDSIWISPEGIEAEALLLQLHKIF, from the coding sequence ATGACCGCGCTCCACGTTGATGAACAACACACCATTTTATGGGTTAAACCAGACTTGTTTCCACACCAAGAAGAATTCGAGCTTTGGGCTACCGTCTTTTTGCATCACGACGCGTTAACTTGGCTTGAAATGCACACGGGTGCTGATCGCTGCCAAGTTCGATTTCGCTTTCAAGATGAAAGTTTTAACCTCAATTACGATTATTACTCTGACAGTATTTGGATAAGCCCTGAAGGGATAGAAGCGGAGGCGTTGCTGCTTCAACTTCACAAAATATTTTAA
- a CDS encoding ShlB/FhaC/HecB family hemolysin secretion/activation protein, with product MQLAVFESLTFNVPRGFSRAYGVVWFFACLLSTPLTAQDFSNEACANAHDKNQESLAPNRQILEASPLPNRQPKRTIHHIELVQLNVFNTDLPEENNALFRFANRAHIQTEAEVIKQVLLFQEGDEYLPEKLIESERLLRQQRYLYDARIYADVACEGDIHITVVTRDLWTLLPDLGFSHSGGESKSRIGFRETNLLGKGKRLSLTYTTDETRKGYLFVYEDPNIWGTRYTGRLDYADNDDGQMHMLSMAYPFYALDTPYAYGFATGSNKRTESLYERGEVVHEFSQQTDLHQIYFGHSTAVAQDWTRRIIFGFQEDKEHFTSLSTSTRILPTDRLYRYPYIEYNWLENAYVKVRNVDSIFRTEDLQLGWNIGAKLGYSDKGLGDDESRWLYWFFASKSHYVNDRSLIKFTAQSHGAWKVDSRETENQRLQLGLQYYYNDNSTESWFANLEYQHIRKMTSDKQLTLGGETGLRGYPAHYLQGDSTWLLNIERRYYWEYDLWQLFKVGGAVFVDVGKTTGKPLFQPELSTLSDAGFGLRLAPSRANSNLMLHMDIAWPIQKDEKVDAMQWQFTVKNRF from the coding sequence ATGCAACTTGCTGTTTTTGAAAGCCTAACATTCAACGTTCCTCGTGGCTTCAGTCGCGCATACGGCGTTGTTTGGTTTTTCGCTTGCTTGCTCAGCACCCCACTTACGGCACAGGATTTTAGCAATGAAGCCTGCGCCAACGCGCACGATAAAAACCAAGAATCACTGGCTCCGAACCGACAGATTTTAGAAGCCAGTCCTCTACCAAACCGCCAGCCCAAACGAACCATACATCACATCGAACTTGTGCAACTAAATGTCTTCAACACCGATTTACCCGAAGAGAATAACGCACTGTTTCGATTTGCAAACCGTGCACACATCCAAACGGAGGCGGAGGTCATTAAGCAGGTTTTGTTGTTTCAAGAAGGCGATGAGTACCTACCTGAAAAATTAATAGAAAGCGAACGCTTACTTCGCCAGCAACGCTATCTTTATGATGCTCGCATATATGCCGATGTGGCTTGTGAAGGAGACATTCACATCACCGTCGTTACGCGTGATTTATGGACATTATTACCCGATCTCGGATTTAGCCACAGCGGAGGCGAGAGTAAAAGCCGGATCGGATTTCGGGAAACGAATTTGCTGGGCAAAGGAAAGCGCTTGTCACTTACCTACACCACCGATGAAACTCGCAAAGGGTATTTATTTGTCTATGAAGACCCCAATATCTGGGGCACTCGCTATACCGGTCGTCTTGATTATGCCGATAACGACGACGGACAAATGCACATGCTATCGATGGCCTATCCTTTCTACGCCCTCGATACACCCTATGCTTATGGTTTTGCTACGGGGTCGAACAAACGTACTGAATCTCTGTATGAGCGCGGAGAAGTGGTGCATGAGTTCAGCCAACAAACTGACCTACATCAAATTTATTTTGGACACTCAACGGCGGTTGCCCAAGATTGGACTCGCCGCATTATTTTTGGGTTTCAAGAAGACAAAGAGCATTTTACGTCGCTTTCAACCAGTACTCGAATCTTACCCACAGACCGCCTTTATCGCTATCCCTACATTGAATATAACTGGCTTGAAAACGCGTATGTCAAAGTCCGAAATGTAGACTCAATTTTTCGAACTGAAGATTTACAGTTAGGGTGGAATATCGGTGCAAAATTAGGCTACTCTGACAAAGGGCTGGGTGACGATGAGTCGAGATGGCTGTATTGGTTTTTTGCCTCAAAATCGCATTACGTCAATGATCGCAGTCTCATTAAATTTACCGCGCAAAGCCATGGCGCATGGAAAGTAGACAGCCGCGAAACTGAAAATCAACGCCTACAGTTGGGGCTTCAATATTACTACAACGATAACTCGACTGAATCCTGGTTTGCCAATCTTGAATACCAACATATTCGCAAGATGACCTCGGATAAACAACTCACTCTTGGCGGCGAAACCGGGCTTCGTGGTTACCCTGCTCATTACCTCCAAGGCGACTCTACATGGTTACTAAATATAGAAAGGCGCTATTACTGGGAATACGATTTATGGCAATTATTCAAAGTTGGCGGTGCCGTGTTTGTCGATGTTGGAAAAACAACGGGTAAGCCCCTATTTCAACCTGAACTTAGTACTCTAAGTGACGCTGGTTTCGGCCTGCGACTTGCACCAAGTCGCGCTAACTCCAATTTAATGTTGCACATGGATATCGCATGGCCAATACAAAAAGACGAAAAGGTTGATGCAATGCAATGGCAATTTACCGTGAAAAATCGCTTTTAA